A genomic region of Chitinimonas arctica contains the following coding sequences:
- a CDS encoding phage late control D family protein, protein MKPDFQVLADEQDITALIRDRLIEIRISDKPGLDSDSCEIELDDRDGKLRFPRKGAVLAVSLGWVGEGLNRLGRYRVDEIEVKGPPAAMLIRCKAADVSEDSKTHRRNSWEDTSLSIIVGDIAGRHGWQPVCAVQAEIVRADQVGESDLHFLTRLARLHNATATVKAGKLLVLPRDSGQQASGGSMAELTISPAQCHSYSLVFPDRPAHAKVRTQWHDPKVGQPVPLILPNPSAPPGATAIHIDRHTYANPHAARDAADSRLGALNRATASGHLVLARGDARLCAERKVSLKGFKPQVDGVFLAESVEHAFSHTGWITTVQLNAGNAGKAQVGRTSQTDLPIPAPLP, encoded by the coding sequence ATGAAGCCCGATTTTCAAGTGCTGGCCGACGAGCAGGATATTACCGCCCTGATCCGCGACCGGCTGATTGAGATCCGCATAAGCGATAAGCCTGGCCTGGATTCCGACAGCTGCGAGATCGAGCTGGATGACCGCGACGGCAAGCTGCGCTTTCCGCGTAAAGGCGCGGTGCTGGCGGTGTCGCTGGGCTGGGTAGGCGAAGGCTTGAATCGCCTGGGCCGCTACCGCGTCGATGAGATCGAAGTCAAAGGTCCGCCGGCCGCCATGCTGATCCGCTGCAAGGCGGCCGACGTCAGCGAGGACAGCAAGACGCACCGGCGCAACAGCTGGGAGGACACCAGCCTCTCCATCATCGTCGGCGACATTGCCGGCCGGCATGGCTGGCAGCCGGTGTGTGCCGTTCAAGCCGAGATCGTACGTGCCGATCAGGTGGGCGAAAGCGATCTGCACTTTCTCACCCGGCTGGCACGTTTGCACAACGCGACAGCGACGGTGAAGGCCGGCAAGCTGCTGGTCCTGCCGCGTGATAGTGGGCAGCAGGCCAGCGGTGGGAGTATGGCCGAGCTGACCATTTCACCGGCGCAATGCCATAGCTACTCGCTGGTATTCCCGGATCGGCCCGCGCACGCCAAGGTCCGGACGCAATGGCACGACCCGAAGGTTGGCCAGCCGGTCCCACTGATCCTGCCCAACCCATCCGCACCGCCTGGCGCGACTGCAATCCACATCGACCGCCATACCTACGCCAATCCGCATGCTGCCCGCGACGCGGCGGATAGCCGGTTGGGCGCCCTCAATCGTGCCACCGCCAGCGGCCACTTGGTCCTGGCACGTGGCGATGCCCGTTTATGCGCGGAGCGTAAAGTGAGCCTGAAAGGCTTTAAACCGCAGGTGGATGGGGTTTTTCTGGCCGAAAGCGTGGAGCACGCCTTTTCGCACACGGGCTGGATCACCACCGTGCAGTTGAACGCCGGCAATGCCGGCAAGGCCCAGGTCGGCCGCACCAGCCAAACGGATCTGCCTATCCCCGCGCCGCTGCCTTAA
- a CDS encoding phage tail protein, translating to MALVQAIGQAATRAAAAAGRVSLVAAKLAQDPGQGAAMLQSVGGQAVADIQAATSALSQGRGTGQGLADTDRSAMGRAYGALDNAVAAIQDKAGRIVAAVTQAGSATQQIAKQLAEAGQALKQANTRAQQQHPLAASPVPTATPSPTTQRAATTSPFTGATGPASHLLILSAPSGTFYFNLSTAAHDSVKRQTAYNVASQDRLTRRPALQAVSQGGETITLSGAIFTAADFGTGAPGIGQLNRLRKIGYALEPVTLTTGYGEVLGRWYLTKIDEEQAGLLANGAPRKQTFTLEFLRYGEDYTNG from the coding sequence ATGGCACTCGTTCAAGCAATCGGCCAAGCCGCAACACGCGCGGCAGCCGCCGCCGGGCGCGTCAGCCTGGTCGCGGCGAAGCTGGCGCAAGATCCCGGGCAGGGTGCGGCCATGCTGCAATCGGTCGGTGGGCAAGCGGTGGCCGATATCCAGGCGGCGACGTCTGCCTTGTCGCAAGGACGCGGTACCGGGCAAGGGCTAGCCGATACCGATCGGTCGGCTATGGGTCGTGCGTATGGCGCCCTGGACAATGCCGTTGCGGCGATTCAGGACAAAGCCGGCCGTATTGTTGCTGCGGTCACCCAGGCCGGCAGTGCGACGCAGCAGATTGCCAAGCAGCTGGCGGAAGCGGGCCAAGCCTTGAAACAGGCCAATACCCGCGCCCAACAGCAGCATCCCTTGGCCGCCAGCCCAGTACCGACCGCTACACCGTCGCCGACCACCCAGCGCGCGGCTACCACGTCGCCCTTCACCGGCGCCACCGGTCCCGCTTCGCACCTGCTGATTCTGAGCGCGCCGAGCGGTACCTTCTATTTCAACCTCAGCACCGCCGCGCACGACAGCGTGAAACGCCAGACGGCCTACAACGTCGCCAGCCAGGACCGGCTGACGCGCCGGCCCGCGCTGCAAGCGGTCAGCCAGGGCGGCGAAACCATCACCTTGTCCGGTGCCATCTTCACCGCCGCTGACTTCGGTACCGGTGCGCCGGGTATCGGCCAGCTCAACCGACTGCGCAAGATTGGCTACGCTCTGGAGCCGGTCACCCTGACCACCGGTTACGGCGAAGTGCTGGGGCGCTGGTATTTGACCAAGATCGACGAAGAGCAGGCCGGCCTGCTGGCGAATGGTGCCCCTCGCAAACAAACCTTTACCTTGGAGTTCCTGCGCTATGGCGAGGACTATACGAACGGCTGA
- a CDS encoding tail protein X: MARTIRTAEGDILDTLCQLIYGYLDGTVETVLAANPGLATQAQPYPSGQLITFPDLPARRQDAIQLWA; the protein is encoded by the coding sequence ATGGCGAGGACTATACGAACGGCTGAGGGCGATATCCTCGATACCCTGTGCCAACTGATCTACGGCTATCTCGATGGGACGGTGGAAACCGTCTTGGCTGCTAACCCGGGCCTGGCCACCCAGGCTCAGCCTTATCCGTCCGGCCAGCTGATCACCTTCCCGGATCTACCTGCCCGCCGGCAAGACGCGATCCAGCTGTGGGCGTAG